The genomic region GCAGTTTGTGGATCTTTTCTGAAGTGGTGTTTCATTAAGGAGAAATCAGGACAGCGGGGCTCATTTTGACTGGGACCAGGCTAGTTTGGAGGAATATGTTTTCTAGGTCAGACTTATTTAAACTCATTtaataaaacagtaaattaGTTTGGTGTAAGCCTAGTTTAACTTGAAATCTCACTTCATGAAGCACACTTCAGATTCCTTACATGGATTGTTCacactgggagaagtttcagctggttgcaatctgcactcctcaccactagatgccactaaattctatGTATTTTACAAACTGCTACTTTAAACTGTTCAGGCTTTCCCTTCAGGTTTTACATTATCTCCTCATTTGGTATtcataacatttatttattagtcCATCTAGCAGATGGAGGTGGTTGTTTATCTTTCCACTGCATGGCTATACATTTATTGGCTGTGATAGGAGCTCTAATAAATTGGAGTTTGTTTTCATTGACTTATATCATAGATGTGTTGCCCAGTGGGGTTACTTTTTCAGTTAGATCTGAATTACAGTCCTATTAATAGATGTTGGGATTTCTTAAAACCTCCGGGGTTTTACCAGCTTTTATAAAGATAAGCAAATCTATTAATCCCTTtgctgaaaaattaaaaagctttttttttattttttattttttttataaacgtCCTCTCCTCTACTTTTTCCAGTGCCTCTGATACTGGGAGCATTGTGAAGAGTCCATTTGTCAGTTTGTCTGCCGACGGTACAGTGTTGTCAAACGCACGTCAGCGACTGACCTCCACTTGTCAGCTGAATCTCAACCTGTTCCCCTTTGATTCACAAAACTGTACCATCACCTTTACATCCATGAATTCCGACGGTAAAATACACGAGATTAACTGCAGGCTCACCTCATTCATTTACTACTTAACTTTGAAACATATTTGATGtcattatttcatttgtttttgttctctaCACAGTGGCAACTATAGTTCTAGGAACACTCAGGAGTGACACAATCCTTACTGAAATCTCTGAGCTGATCATGGTTACAAAGGGAGAATGGCAACTCGAACAAATGGAAATTATCACTTTTTCTCTACCTGGAGAAACTTGGCAAAGCAAAGTTACATACATAGTAAGCAAATATTTGTAATGAAATTtgataactgtgtgtgtgtgtttttctctgattGATATGGTGATTATTTTTAACATAATCTATGTTTTTTCAGGTGACAATCTCCAGGAAGCCGTTGCTTTATGTGATCAATTTCATCGTGCCCCTGCTTTATTTTCTGGTCCTGGATTTGGCCTCCTTCTTCATCAATGAGGCCAGAGGTGAAAAGCTGAGCTTCAAAGTGACTGTGCTCCTGTCCATATCTGTCCTACTGCTGATTCTTAAGGACATGTTGCCCTCCACTGAAGACAAGCTGCCAATGATCGGTGAGCTGCTGCACAGACCAGAGATTTAACTGTGATAGAGTGTTCAGCATCCTCTTTACTGGCATCAACAACATCACACTGACCAAAAATGTCTCTGCACCGTTATTCTAGCCACGTACTGTGCTGTGATCTTCGCCCTGGTGGGACTAAGCGTTTTGGAGGCCATGCTGGTCAGCTTCCTAATCGACCTTGATGGTTATTGTGGTATGAAGTCTCAACGCTCTGTAAAAGCCCAAGTGGATATTCAACTGCAAGTCGACTCTCACACAGGTAAGGtaacatatacagtggtgtgaaaaagtgtttgcccccttcctgatttcttacttttttgcatgttttccacacttaaatgtttcagatcatcaaacaaatttaaacattagtcaaagataacacaagtaaacagaaaatgcagtttttaaatgaagggttttattaatgaggaagaaaaaaatccaaagctacatggccctgtgtgaaaaagtgtttgcNNNNNNNNNNNNNNNNNNNNNNNNNNNNNNNNNNNNNNNNNNNNNNNNNNNNNNNNNNNNNNNNNNNNNNNNNNNNNNNNNNNNNNNNNNNNNNNNNNNNNNNNNNNNNNNNNNNNNNNNNNNNNNNNNNNNNNNNNNNNNNNNNNNNNNNNNNNNNNNNNNNNNNNNNNNNNNNNNNNNNNNNNNNNNNNNNNNNNNNNNNNNNNNNNNNNNNNNNNNNNNNNNNNNNNNNNNNNNNNNNNNNNNNNNNNNNNNNNNNNNNNNNNNNNNNNNNNNNNNNNNNNNNNNNNNNNNNNNNNNNNNNNNNNNNNNNNNNNNNNNNNNNNNNNNNNNNNNNNNNNNNNNNNNNNNNNNNNNNNNNNNNNNNNNNNNNNNNNNNNNNNNNNNNNNNNNNNNNNNNNNNNNNNNNNNNNNNNNNNNNNNNNNNNNNNNNNNNNNNNNNNNNNNNNNNNNNNNNNNNNNNNNNNNNNNNNNNNNNNNNNNNNNNNNNNNNNNNNNNNNNNNNNNNNNNNNNNNNNNNNNNNNNNNNNNNNNNNNNNNNNNNNNNNNNNNNNNNNNNNNNNNNNNNNNNNNNNNNNNNNNNNNNNNNNNNNNNNNNNNNNNNNNNNNNNNNNNNNNNNNNNNNNNNNNNNNNNNNNNNNNNNNNNNNNNNNNNNNNNNNNNNNNNNNNNNNNNNNNNNNNNNNNNNNNNNNNNNNNNNNNNNNNNNNNNNNNNNNNNNNNNNNNNNNNNNNNNNNNNNNNNNNNNNNNNNNNNNNNNNNNNNNNNNNNNNNNNNNNNNNNNNNNNNNNNNNNNNNNNNNNNNNNNNNNNNNNNNNNNNNNNNNNNNNNNNNNNNNNNNNNNNNNNNNNNNNNNNNNNNNNNNNNNNNNNNNNNNNNNNNNNNNNNNNNNNNNNNNNNNNNNNNNNNNNNNNNNNNNNNNNNNNNNNNNNNNNNNNNNNNNNNNNNNNNNNNNNNNNNNNNNNNNNNNNNNNNNNNNNNNNNNNNNNNNNNNNNNNNNNNNNNNNNNNNNNNNNNNttaagtgtggaaaacatgcaaaaaagtaagaaatcaggaagggggcaaacactttttcacaccactgtatgtcaTTAATAGATTCAAATAACTGCTTGACAAGTGGAAAGAATCAGCAGCTTGCAtctaatgcaggtttaaggttTGTGATGACCAAACTTAAGACCATATTTCCCACATTTTTTCATGGCGATAAACTGACATTGGAAATGTTTGACCATGTCTTTGAGTATCTGAGTGTTGCCTCTTTATGGGCTGCATTCCTCTTTGGGAAATTGCAACAGAAATCCCAATGCAAAATTACCACAGCAACGACTTCACCAGTATCTCCAAAATGAGATTCTTTCATTTTGCCGCGGGCCCTTGAAAGATTTCATTTGATGATTTCTGACATGTAAACatctgctgcttttgctttgtttaaGTGGTTTACTTGTATGACATATTGTTCAAAAGCGCTGCTTCTTGCGGTTCGATTGATGTGGACCATTTCAAAATGCAACTACCACAGGGAGGTCAATATACgcttctgtcagacaaaaaacaaacagttataaCTCACCTATGAAGCATTATTATAATCCACAAATTGACATTATGCTGACAAAAACGCTGCTTCTACAGTCTTCACACATCCCCAAAGGTCTAAATCCAGTAAAATATATAGTCCAAACACACTATTACATCCATAGATATCCAAGAACTGCCATTGCATTATTTCAAATGTTCATATTTCTCTACATTTTATCCATAATTTCTTAAGTTTGCATGTTATTTAGCTATGAAGTAATACGTTAAAAGAGAGGCGGTTAAGATCAGGAAAAGGATAATGTGAACTACATCTCTTTACTTATGCAAATGCTAAGTCAGCGATTAGCCTGCTATTAAGTATTATGTTAAAAGAGAGGCAGTTAAGGTAAGGATAAGGGTAAACATAAGGGTTACGTTTTGTTACTTATACAGTGAACCATGTCTTTATGTATTATGAATTATGAAGTGGATTATTGCTAcatttggtttaatttatttactACAGTGTAGCATTGTAGCAGGGGTCAGATGGCCGTCATTTTAGTAGGTTTGTCTTGTACTAGTGGTGGGCGGGGTTTGTAACAGCATGTCGTGTATGGACAAACagaatgtgtctgcagctataCATGTCTCCAGCGAGGGCCTGTGTTGAAGGAGATACCTCCGCCGCTTCCTTTGACCTCAGAGTCAATCAATAGCCAGCAATTGGCCGTATGgcttatgggtcttgtagtcaaCAACACTCCCCACGTCCAAAGgagttttcatctttttcttggAATTATAGATtgttataaatgtatttaaatgataaacaaatggctcctctgttgtcttctgggaaaaaaaagtcaatctCATAGATTTAGGTTATCGAAAGgtgtttttatatatacaaTTAGCTCTtaaatagactttttttttgtctttgttaatttgtttttcacttaaaTTCACACATTCAGTATATTGTTTTACCCTCTTTTTTAAAAGCACCTGGACTAAACCTtattaccttaccttaccttatttTTTGgtgatattatattatattcggtgcatgtactaaaaatggaacaagaacAGCTCTCAGTTTACTTTGGGTATGCCTTGAATAGGTGTTTTAGGGGAATTTAGGTGAATTTTTCAGGACCTGTAAGAGGAAAGATATCTGGGTTTTGGTACATTTTTATATACCTCACATTGAGTTTAGCAATTTTCTCCTAAACTTTTTTTCATATGATAAAATAAACCAAATTTGtcaaatattaaatgttttctATACACTAGCAGACATATGAAAACTTTATTGATTGACTTTGCCGATGAACATCCCTATTCAGATTTTAAGATACAGGAAGGAATACAAATGCCAGCCATGTTACAGTAGTTGATATTTAgtccacttgggggcagcacaaCAAACAAGCTGGAAACATCACACCTAACACATCTCATCACTATGAATGAGCATCCCAATATAGATGCATCAGTGATCCTACATGTACATATAGACCCTGAACACAACTTTCCCCTGTCCCACACAGATCCTGCTGGAGCTGAGGAGACtccagagaaaaacaacatccCTCTGGATTTGCCCAAAGGCCCCAACCTGTTGAAACAAATCCTGGAGGAAGTGAAGGCAGCTCGACAGGAAGCCGAAGGGCAAGACAAAGACAAGAGGAAGCCTGGACGCTACTTAAGAGTGGCTAAAATTATAGACTCTGTGTTCTTTACCTTCTATTTTGTAGCTGTTGTGGTTTTTGTGACATACATGAACGTAGTGTGGATTTTACAAATAGAGTAGAAATGATGTGTGTATAATCTGCCAGTGCATGCTTTTTGCATTACTAAGTACCACTGTTTCTAACCCCCTAACAGATTACACTGAGCTTTTCAGACATGACTAACAACCTGCATGCAAAGTTTGATAACTTGAAAATGACTATATACAGCATGATATGAAATGGTTAAATGATTTGATGTTTGGATCAAAGTAAAATTGATAAGAGTTTATATTGTTGgtttactgtaaatgtgacaCAAGCTAAAAGGGGGAAAATGAGAGAAATCAGAGGGAAGGGGGTTtgctgcattttactgctgaaGGTAATGGAAGATGGCATGTATGTACCGTGCAATGGGAAAACTTTTATTGTAGGGTGATGACGTTTACTATGTTGGTCTGTTTTTCTATTGTAGTCCTACATTGAAAAAACTCCTTCAGTAAATGTATGTAAGGTTATTATTACTCgtgcattaatgtaaaagcCTTATTTTACTGTTGGAGCTGGTTTGGGTGGAGCTCATTTGAGCattaactaatgattattttcattagggattaatctgatgattattttcttaGTCAATTGTTGGGTGCGTGAAAATAGTGACAAAATTGTCACAATTACTCAGTGCCCAAAGTGACACTCttataatgtttgttttgttcaaccagCTTATTATTAACTTATTATTACTAATACATTACAAGTACTATAAGtattaaaaggaaaagtaacAATCCTTCACAGTAgtgaagctggaaccatgaaatgtttttacatgaaaaattACAATATCAAAATACTTGCcacttaattttctgttaaTCAGGTTATCGTTTCAGTTTGACTTGTACAAAGTGTTGGTAGTTAATTTgtaacaaaacatatttaatagGCTCGTCATATGTTATGCAAAAATCTTAATGTGTACAGTAACTGAAGGTTTCAGTACCAAGAACCTTGGTACCTTGATTTGGATCTGTGTTCCTTTATAGGAATTTTTAATCTGTTCTGTGActttaacaaaaacacacttcacaacattttaaaagcGCCACCTGTCTACTTAAAGTAAATGTGACACTGCTCACAGTGCAGGCACAAGGTGTGCATGCCATATGACATGTAAATGTGTCATATGACAGGACATATTGGTTGAGGGGTTGTTCGTTTGTGTCAGCCCAGCTGAACGGAGGGGCGGGTTTACTGATTTACCCAAACTGTAGCCTTATAATGTTGAGTGGCACTGTACTAATTATTCTGAAATTAGTCAGCAGTGTATATATAACTGTTttcataaacaaaacatgctcCCAAAATCAGATTTGATTGGACCTCGTGATTTGTTCTCCGCACCAACAACTGACCGAGCAAACCAACCAGCAGGTGTATCAAAGCAAACATACTAACAACGACAATGATTCTATTGTACCTTCATAATAAAAGCATTATTATATACTTGCCGTTAATGTACTATGAGAAGGATTTACTTTGAAAACCAGTACCGGAAGTGCCAGTTTGTGTCAAAGGAAGCTTTACGCTTGTTGCGGAACAGGTCAGCTGGTTGGTTAGTTTACAGCTTCAGTTAGCTAACTGTCATAGCCTTGCTAGCTCCTGAGGGAGGGTTTTTCTCCAAACCTTTGGCTCATATTGACTTCCCCCATCAATTTAACAACGACGCAGCTCATGTTAGCGAGGCGACGAGGCTCTACGTTTCTCCAGCTAGCCAGTGATACACATGACAGCTTGGAGCATCCTGCTAGCATAGCAGCTAAGTTAGCAAGATACACTGGGAAGAAGTAAGGTGAGAGGTGTTTCCGTTTGTTTTCAATTAATGACTCTCGTGTTGCTCGATACAGAGTGACCTGACTGGTCTCCCACGGTAGCAGTGTATTTAATAAAACGCCACAActaaacattaacgttatccaTATGAGTTTTTGTGTGATAGCTATTTTGTTGCTAGTAAAGGAATGGCAGCTCAGCAGACTGCACAACTTTCCACAGTCAGGATAGCTTTTTTCCTGTgacataaatcaataaaaacacaacaaaaatctCTGCCACCGAACTACACAGTGGTAGCCAAGAGAAATGTGTTAAAAGACTATTTTTAATGAATATATGTGCTGCTTTGTGAGTCATATGTTTGCCGAATTGAAAAATGGCCTTAAAAGTTTAAGACATGTCTTGAATGATTTTTAATGAATGCCCAGTTATTTGCCGACAGTAAAATAAACTCTAAATGGGAAACTATATGATTGGAGTTCTTTTTCCATCCAAGATAAAGCTGAACAACCACTCTTCTATTAAATTTACATTCTCAGTATCTGTTATTACATTACAGACAATGCACAGCCTGATTATGCAATATATTACTTAATTATGGCCATGCcaataatgtaaattaaaatttgGAAAATTTAGCTGTCTGCTTGTGGTTTATTCCTTCAGGTGAGGACCAGTGTCATCAACCATGGCAGGTGGAATTACAGAGAGCGGGGAGCCCTACTCCCCATTTGTGAGTATCACGCAGGGTGCTGTGGGTAatcctttttttattatcagtATTATGATTATTGTTTAAGGTAAGACATACATTGTAATTGTCAAAGAATAGTTCTGTGCAACCAGGAGCACTCAAGCACAGCATGTAAGGCTCTGAAGTAATAAAGATGTTGTATTCTTCTTGCAGTCTTTACCTTGTTTTATAAACTAAATGGTTCTCTGAGCTGCTTTTATTGACTGCTTATAATGTTCCaaatacttcacacacacatatgacagAAAAAGGCATTTTTCTGAAGAAACTTTAATTGTGTAATCAAAGAAGTATGTATGGTGCATATGAAAGTGCAGTGAACAATAAAGAGGAAGCTAAATTGCttacacatccttttttttttaacacatcatGCCTCTTTATGGTCTGTACTCACTTTTGAGTCCCTGACTGCTTACATCGGCATGACTTCGCCACAGAGATTAAGTTCTGCTGgtcagatgtttttttccagGAAGCTAAAGCTTTGAATCATTAAAGCACTCTGCTACCAGATAGGTCTAAGTGCTGCCCCCTTAACCTCAATATCATCCACGACAATGGTTGGATAATCCACCAAGTAGTCTGATCTTTATCAGCAAAGGCACAGAGGAACACCTAATAATGCATTGCTTGAAATTTTGTATTAGATAAGccacattaaataaattattaatgtaaGATGGAACTTGATAAACCCGTAAAGAGGTTagtgcagcagcaaaactaaaaggTTATAGTGGGGAGAAAGTGAATTTAAGGGTACAGCATATACTTGAAAATGAAATCATAGAGCTGAATGTCATGAACAACACTGAACATGTCTATGTGCCTCCCATTCCTCGCATGTCTTCTCTAGGTGGGGCTGGTGTATATGTTCAATCTGATTGTGGGAACAGGAGCTCTGACAATGCCCAAAGCCTTTGCAACAGCCGGCTGGGTGGTTAGCATAGCACTCATCTCCTTTTTAGGATTTATGAGGTAAGTCTTGCTTTACCCATCTAACTCTTTTCCCTTTCCCAGAGACAACACAGACAGGGCGGCTTACATTTTCTACCTACATCTGCCTTCTTTTCTATTTATATTTTGATTCAGTATGAAACAACATGTGTTTGAACAtgatatttgttttctgctaAAACGAAAGTGATCATTCAGGAGACTTTTAATGTCATTGTTTCATCATAGCAAGCATAGCAAGGTCAATTATGTTCGTGTTTTCTAGTGAAAAGTGTGTGGATGTGACAGTTTATTTTCTAAAGTCATACATGTTGCATGATTCGGTTGTCAAAAACTTGCagcacaaaatataaatattaaaaccaaaTCTAGAATCAAATCTAATAcatcaaacataaaaacaatgcTTAGTTTGATAGGCTGATGTCTATGAAAAGGCATTCATGTGCTGAGAAACCTGAATTTTGTCGCCGTCAGTCAAATATTAATTGTGTTCAAGTCAAACATGAAACATCTAAGGGTTAATGCATAATATATCTATAATCTCAAActgaacaatatttttttataagaaCAAAATAACTAAAGACTAAAGAAACTAAAGATTGTACTGAtgtgaaaacagatttttatttttattaaaattatGATATCAAAATAGCTGATgattcatgatttattttttaaattattgcaCATTGCATTagtgtgcattttcattttttcctaCATGAAACATGTTTGATGTGAACATTTCTTACCAGTTTAAACATGAGTCCATCTGCTTTCTGTATTTAATATGCTATAACCAGTAttttgatgataataataatgtatcAAATGATAATTTGAAAGGTGTTACTTGTAGTGATAAACCTACAGAAAATTTAGAGAGTTACAGATTATTGTGTAGATGTCCAAAGTTGAGCACTTAGCGGCTAATGAGCCAAATAttttcctcaggagttggtagttAGCTTCACAACATGTTTGCTCTGCTTCAAAGTGGATAACAAAACAGCTTTCGCAGGTTTAAATTTAATAGATCTCCCTCTTTTTATACTTACTAGCGCAGTGCCCGTTCAAAACATGCATGTTCATAACTGGCTGATTGCTCTGCCTGTGTTAGTGCCGCTGTTAGCTTTCCTGAGAGCTGCTCATACAAACAACTTCACACATGAAACTGTCTCTCTGTGGGTCCTGAGCAATAGACCTGAGCCCTGAAACAGCTACAGATttactataatgtttttatgtgacaAAATATTGAATTATGTTGCTATCCTAACTCATTGTGCCCTGAAATAATACATAAAAGGTCCcaaagcactttaaaatatgcagCTCAAGGGTATACTACTCACTTACTGTGTGCTTGTCCTTCAGAGGGAAACATTGTACTGCCGCATTTAACCGACAGAGAAATGTTATTTACTAcgttgcagattcagatttcaCTCACAAAATACAACAAGTTAAATGTGATGCATTGTTTTTCATTAAACTATTCCATTATATACTATTCAGATGTTAATTAAATGTAAGTACATTGTACTGATaatgcctctctttctctcttcactGTAAGTAAAAATTTTGATAACTTTTACTATGCGGTAttaatcacttttctataaatATTTAATAGTTTTACTTCAGAAAAAAGTTTAGTACGTCCTCTACCACTGCCACTACCAACATTTCCAGTAAGATAAAGGGTCGAAAGAATAGCAAGATAGCGTTTGCTTGAGGCCCCCATGTCAATGTGTCATGTGTCCACATTAAACCAGTTCAACACTGCACGTCCTTGGATCCTCAGCAATACATCTGCCAAGTGTGAGGCAGATGGGATGAATGTTCCACAAATAGGAGGGACAtacatacagatacagacagagaTTACTTGCTTTatatttggactttttttttttttttcattaaagcaGCAGTGTGCCAATCAGCACTTTACACAGAAGCTGTAATGGATCcgccaaaaaaaaataagtccaagttTGCAAAATAATGTTGCAGTGGTCAAGGCCAAAATGATAATGAAATAATTTCCACACTTGATAAGTCATACTGTATTTGACCATCAATGTCATTAAAAACGTCTTGTTAACCTGTTGCATCTACTTGTATTTTAAACTCTCCTTTCCCCTCTCCAGCTACATGACCACTACCTTTGTGATTGAGGCGATGGCGGCGGCCAATGCTCAGCTGCGttggaagaggagagagcaggaagagGTGAGATAATAAACTCGTAGTCCATGTTTGAATATCTTCAATAGCATGCTGACTGAATGGACGGCTTTTTATTTGCTGTAAGGATGTATCACACAAACCAAATATTAAACAAGTAAATGTTCCTCTTTGTCAGAGTTTGTCTAATAAGACATGAGGCCAAACACTGTTTACACTCTGCAGCGAAGAAGTGGAACCAATATTAGTATAAATGCAGTGTAAGGACATTTTCCAGTCCTTAGCTGTAGTTAATGCGCTTACAGGTCTCGTTCTGACATGCTGAAGCATGTTACGGCAGCTAATAACagaactttatctttttttaaatggagatAAACTTGTGAA from Epinephelus moara isolate mb chromosome 18, YSFRI_EMoa_1.0, whole genome shotgun sequence harbors:
- the LOC126406068 gene encoding 5-hydroxytryptamine receptor 3A-like — its product is MAALRTLAFLALIAFVSSSETSDCSYSDLLNHLDLTTSNNLLAVMRPVKNWTTPTLVKMDMVLYGILGVDEKSQTVTSHIWIQMRWTNEFLTWNSSDFCGINVLTIPRSWLWIPDVDIQEDASDTGSIVKSPFVSLSADGTVLSNARQRLTSTCQLNLNLFPFDSQNCTITFTSMNSDVATIVLGTLRSDTILTEISELIMVTKGEWQLEQMEIITFSLPGETWQSKVTYIVTISRKPLLYVINFIVPLLYFLVLDLASFFINEARGEKLSFKVTVLLSISVLLLILKDMLPSTEDKLPMIATYCAVIFALVGLSVLEAMLVSFLIDLDGYCGMKSQRSVKAQVDIQLQVDSHTDPAGAEETPEKNNIPLDLPKGPNLLKQILEEVKAARQEAEGQDKDKRKPGRYLRVAKIIDSVFFTFYFVAVVVFVTYMNVVWILQIE